In the genome of Achromobacter sp. MFA1 R4, the window CCGCCGACATCGAAAAGCTCGAAGCGGCGCGCGACGTCTACGTGCTGTTCGCGCCCAACGAGCGCGAAATGTATCCCGAGCCGCAGAGCTACCGCGTGCAGCCCCCGGACGACCTGGGCGACATCCTGGAAGGCGAGTTCCGCCCCGGCTTTTTTGAGGGCGTCAGCACGGTCGTGCTCAAGCTGTTTTCCTGCGTGCAGCCGCGCGTGGCGGTCTTCGGCAAGAAGGACTACCAGCAGCTCATGGTGGTGCGCAACATGTGCCGTCAGTTCCAGTTGCCGGTCGAGGTGCTGGCCCACGAGACCGTGCGCGCGGCCGACGGCCTGGCGCTGTCGTCCCGCAACCGCTACCTGACCGACGCCGAGCGCGCCGAGGCGCCGGCCCTGTACGCCGAGCTGCAGGAGATCGGCCGCCGGCTGGCCGCTGGCGAACGCGACGCCGCCGCGCTGGAACGCGAAGCCGCCGACCGCCTGACGCGGCGCGGCTGGAAGGTGGATTACGTGGCCCTGCGCCGCCAGCGCGACCTCAAGCGCCCCGAGGCGGCCGACCTGCAGGCCGGCGAACCCGTCGTGGCGCTGGCCGCCGCCAAGCTGGGTTCCACGCGCCTGATCGACAACCTGGAGCTGGCCTACACGGCCTGATTTCCCGGCCCGCCGGGGAGGGGCGTTTTTATCCGCCCCTGTCAGAATTGCCA includes:
- the panC gene encoding pantoate--beta-alanine ligase, translating into MKVVHTIQELRDHLRGQNRVSFVPTMGNLHEGHLALMKLARQHGDPVVASIFVNRLQFGPNEDFDQYPRTLAADIEKLEAARDVYVLFAPNEREMYPEPQSYRVQPPDDLGDILEGEFRPGFFEGVSTVVLKLFSCVQPRVAVFGKKDYQQLMVVRNMCRQFQLPVEVLAHETVRAADGLALSSRNRYLTDAERAEAPALYAELQEIGRRLAAGERDAAALEREAADRLTRRGWKVDYVALRRQRDLKRPEAADLQAGEPVVALAAAKLGSTRLIDNLELAYTA